Sequence from the Nocardioides exalbidus genome:
CGCGCGATCGTGGTCAGGCTGGCCGGGTCGTCGACGGTGAACCGCTCGGCCGTCGACTCCCAGGCGCCCCCGACCAGCAGGTCGAGCGGGATCCGGGGGAGCGGCCCGGTCACGGGGTCGGTCGTCACGCCGGCAGTGGCGCTCATGCGGGGCTCCTGTGCGGGGTGGGGTGGTCGGGGTGGTCGGGGTGGTCGACGAGGGGCTTCATCAGCCCGGTGGGACTCCGCCGGTCACGACCCCTCCGCGGGGTCCCGGGGGAGGAGCGCACCGGGGTTCAGCAGGCCGAGCGGGTCGAGGGTCGCCTTGATCGCGTGCGACACCGCGAGCACGTCCGGGCCGACCTGGGCGGCGAGCCCGCGGGTCTTGGTGCGGCCGACCCCGTGCTCGCCGGTGACGGTGCCGCCGAAGGTCGTCGCGAGCGCCATGAGGTCGTCGAAGGCGAGCCAGGCGCGGTCGCGCGCGGCCGCGTCGCCGGGCGGGTAGACGATCCCGGGATGCAGGTTGCCGTCGCCGGCGTGGGCGACGACGGGGATCTCGAGGTCGTGGCGGACGGCAATGGCGCTGATCTCGGCGAGCACCTCCGGGAGCCGGTCGACCGGCACGCAGATGTCCTCGGCGAGGAGGGTGCCGCGCGCCTCGGTCGCGTCGCCGGCGCTGCGGCGCGCGTCGACGAACATCAGTCCCTCGTCGGCGTCGTCGGTGGTGGCGACCTCCGTCGCGCCGGCCTCCTCGCACAGCGCCTCGACGGTCGCGATCTCCTCGGCGCGGGAGCGGCCCGGTGCGTCGGACTGCACGATGAGCAGGGCGCCGGCCTCGCGGTCGAGGCCGCGCGGAGAGTGGTCCTCGACGGCGTTGATCGAGACCCGGTCCATCAGCTCGAGCATCGCGGGACGGACCGTGCGCCCGATGCGGGTGACGGCGGTGCCGGCGGAGACGAGGTCGGGGAAGCTCGCCACGAGGGTCGAGACCTCGCCCTGCTGGGGGACCAGGCGCAGCACGGCGCCGGTCACCACGCCAAGGGTGCCCTCGCTGCCGACGAAGAGCTGGCGGAGGTTCAGCCCGGCGACGTCCTTCATGGTCTCGCCGCCGAGCCGGAGCAGCCGGCCGTCGGCGAGGACGACGTCGAGGCCGAGGACGTAGTCAGCGGTCACGCCGTACTTCACGCAGCACAGGCCACCGGCGTTGGTCGCGATGTTCCCGCCGATGGTGGAGATCCGGTA
This genomic interval carries:
- a CDS encoding FAD-binding oxidoreductase encodes the protein MSVTATARSAVDALVSALPAGVVVTDAVRVEKYRHDRFEDLAAGMPCAVVRAESTEQVQVALRWATEHRVPVVPRGAGTSLSGGATAVDGCLVLTLERMSGIRVDPDRRVAHVEPGALNISVKEAAAGHGLWYPPDPGSYRISTIGGNIATNAGGLCCVKYGVTADYVLGLDVVLADGRLLRLGGETMKDVAGLNLRQLFVGSEGTLGVVTGAVLRLVPQQGEVSTLVASFPDLVSAGTAVTRIGRTVRPAMLELMDRVSINAVEDHSPRGLDREAGALLIVQSDAPGRSRAEEIATVEALCEEAGATEVATTDDADEGLMFVDARRSAGDATEARGTLLAEDICVPVDRLPEVLAEISAIAVRHDLEIPVVAHAGDGNLHPGIVYPPGDAAARDRAWLAFDDLMALATTFGGTVTGEHGVGRTKTRGLAAQVGPDVLAVSHAIKATLDPLGLLNPGALLPRDPAEGS